The segment CTGACCGCCAAAAAGACCTTCATCGCCGCCCTTCTACTCCTGACCATCGGAGTAGCGGCTGAGCTGGCGGGGCCTTTTATCGCCAAGAGCATGATTGATAATCATCTGCTTGCGATTGAGAAGCCCTATTTCCAGACAGCCTCACCGGAAGGTGCCGCTGAATATAACAACACTTATTACAAACGCGGTGACAAATTTGCCGCTGACGAAGCCAAGGGCCAGGAGGTCCGCCTGCTTCAGGCGGGCAGAAGCTTCTACTTCATCAATGAAGCGGTAGCGAAGGCCGAAGGCGAGCGGAGCTTCGCGAACGGGAAGCTACAGATTAAGTACGGCGAGCAGACGACGGCTTATCCGGCCGTCAAGCTGTCGGCGGGTGATCTGTTTTCCTTTTACAAGCCGGAGCTTCCTGGTATCTATCAGTTAGTCGCTCTATACGCCATGTTCCTTGTTATCTCCATTATTGCTGAGTTCGGCAAAACCTACTGGCTGCAATCGTCTGCCAATCAGGTCATCCGCAAGCTGCGGACCGATGTCTATGCCCATATCCAGCGCCTGCCGGTCTATTTCTTCGATAATCTGCCTGCCGGTAAGGTAGTGTCCCGGGTTACCAACGATACGGAAGCAGTCAAGGATCTCTTCATTGCCGTGTTATCCAACTTCGCTACAGGAATCATCAATATCACCGGTGTCTATGTGGCCCTCTTCCTGCTCGATGTGAAGCTGGGACTGGTCAGCTTGTTCATCGTGCCGATTATTATTCTCTGGATCGTGCTGTACCGAAAAATCGCTACCAAATACAACACGATCATCCGCTCGCGGCTCAGTGAGATTAATGCCATTATCAACGAATCGATTCAGGGGATGTCGATCATCCGTATTTTTCGCCGCCAGAAGCAGAGTAGCGCTGAATTCGAGCAGCTCAATGACGACTATCTGAAATATCAGAACAAAATGCTCAACCTGAACGCCTTCACCTCCCACAACCTGGTGAACTCGCTGCGCAGCCTCTCCTTCGTGCTGGTGCTGTGGTACTTCGGCTTCGGCAGCTTGGACGGGTCGACCTTCGTATCGCTTGGTGTCCTGTATGCCTTCGTCGATGTGCTGGGCCGGATGTTCCAGCCGATTACGGGGATGGTCAACCAGCTGGCAAATCTGGACAGCTCGATGGTCTCTGCCGGCCGCGTGTTCACGCTGATGGATGAGCCGGGAGAGCCCGTCACTGACGGATCGATGCCGCGTTACAAGGGAAATGTCGTGTTCAAGGATGTCTCCTTTGCTTATAAAAAGGACTTCGTCCTGCGCGATATCTCCTTCGAGGCGCGCCCGGGCGAGACCGTCGCCCTTGTGGGCCATACCGGCTCCGGCAAAAGCTCCATCATTAACCTGCTGTTCCGCTTCTATGATCCGCAGCAGGGAAGCATAACGATCGACGGGCAAAAGGTCAAGGATCTGCCGAAGCAATGGCTGCGCAGTCATATGGGCATCGTGCTTCAGGACCCGTACCTCTTCACCGGAACCATTGCCTCCAATGTCAGTCTGGGTGACGAGCGGATCTCTAGAGAGCGTGTCGAACGCGCCTTGCGTGAGGTAGGGGCTGATAAACTGCTGGCTCATCTGCCGCAAGGCTTCGATGAACCGGTGATTGAGAAGGGCAGCACCCTGTCCGCCGGACAGCGGCAGCTGATCTCCTTCGCCAGAGCCTTATCCTTCGATCCGGCGATCCTGATTCTGGATGAAGCAACGTCCAACATCGATACCGAGACTGAGAGCATTATCCAGCAGGCGTTGGAGGTGCTGAAAAAAGGCCGGACCACCTTCATCATCGCCCACCGGCTGTCGACCATCCGCAGTGCGGACCAGATTCTGGTGCTGCACCGGGGCCAGATTGTCGAACGCGGCAGCCATGATGAGCTGATGGCGCAGGGCGGCAGGTACTTCCGCATGTATCAGCTTCAGCTGGGTGCGGGAGCCGGGAACGGCTCAGGAGAGCCGGCTCCTCTATCCGAGGGCCATGCTTCTTCCGCTGTACTCCGGCCATCGCTGGAACAGCTCTAATCCAGTTGCTTAGGGCTGGCTGCTTAAGTCCGCGTGCGGGCAACCGCTTGTACCGCTCAGATCGTTAATAATTCGTAACAAGAACACCCCTTGATGCTTACAGGCGTCAAGGGGTGTCTTATACTTGATATCAGAACATTTGTTCTGTATAATGAAGCAATACATATTATGGGTGAGGTGAAGATGATGATAACCTACAGTCTTAGCAAGCGGCAAGCCCGGCTGTTCCTGCTGCGCCATCAGCGGCTCGTCCCGGACGGATTGCCCGGCGGCAAGCAGAGCATCTATGACTTCGTCCGGCATGTAGGCTGTATCCAGTATGATCCGCTCAGCATAGCCGGACATAATCACGAGCTGGTGCTTCAGGCGAGAATCCCCGGCTTCGTGCCCGAAATGGCCAATGAGCTGCTATATAAGGACAGGCTGCTGATTGACGGCTGGGATAAGAACATGTCGATCTACTGCACGGAAGACTGGCCGTATTTCCAGCGCCGCCGGGAAGCTGCCGCCAGGCATCAGCATAACGAGGCCATGGCGGGCATGATTACCCATGTCCGTGCGGAGCTGGATGCACGAGGGCCACTCTCGTCACTGGACCTGGAGAGTACGGAGAAGATCGACTGGTCCTGGGCTCCGGCAAGACTCTCCCGGGCCGCCATGGAGAGCATGTACTTCTGGGGCGAGCTATCCATCCATCACCGGGTGCACACCCGGCGTTATTACGACTACACGGCCAAGCTGCTGCCTCCTGAACTGCTGAGCGCAAGCGATCCTAACGAGACGCTGGAGCAGCATCACGATTGGTATGTGCTGCGCCGGATCGGCAGCATCGGCCTGCAATGGAACCGGTCCGGGGACGGCTGGCTTGGCATCGCAGGCCTGAAGAGCAAAGAACGGACAGCGTCCGTGCAGCGGCTGCTGCAGAAGGACCTGCTCCGCGAGGTACAGGTGGACGGCCTGAAGCTGCCGCTATACATCCGCACAGCAGACGTCCCTGAGCTTGAAGCTATATTGCTTCAGGATGATACTGCGGGCGCAAATGAATCCGTAGCCGGGCCGCAGGCTGGTAATGAGGGTGGGGCCGGTCATGCTGGAGGAGCAGCCTCCTTCGCGGCGGCACTGGCTCCGCTAGACAATCTGCTGTGGGACAGAGAGCTGATCCTCCAGCTATTCGGCTTTCAATACCGCTGGGAGGTTTACAAGCCTGTGCTTGAACGGGAATACGGGTACTATGTCCTCCCACTCCTCTACGGCGACCGCTTCATCGGTCGGCTGGAACCGGTGATGAACAAGAAGACCGGCGTACTAACCATCGTCCGCTGGTGGTGGGAGGCCGGAGAAGCGCTTGAACGCTCCATGCTCCCCGCTCTCACCAGGGCCTTCTCCTCGCTGCAACACTCGACCGGAGCCTCCTCAATCCGCTTCGCGCCGGATGTCGTTCGATCTTGCGGGCTGCAGGAGCTGGAGGAGGCCCTGTCTGCCAATGCGGTAAAAACAAATTAATCCGATTATCTGATACCCCTGCGGGCGGAGGATGGAAGGACTTATTCGGTTCGTCCGCACAGCTTGTGCGGACTCCCTCCACATTGGTCATCCGCCCACTTCTCGGGCGATCGGCGAATTCAGGGGCACTAGTGCTCTTCATTTCGGCGTTCGGCTCCTATTCGCTGAATTCGGGGGCACTAGTGCCCCTCATTTGGGCGTTTGGCTCGTATTCGTTGAATTCAGGGGCACTTCTACCCCTCGTGGCTCTCCGTCAGCCCACATAACGCCTCTCCAGCACATTGTACTCGGTTTTCCGCATACATCCGGCCCACTATTACGCTCAGCTCGTATAACCAAAGAAAACTCCCGCTGTCGCAGTCTTACTGCGAAAGCGGGAGTCTTCTTGTAAGTGTAACTATATTTCATTGATTACCTTATTGGATATGCTCTTCCTCAAGGCCAAGCTTGCTGTACATCTCAGTACAATAGCCCTGCAGCTTAATCTCCAGCCGGCTCGCCTTGTTCTTGAAGCGTTTCAGTTCACGGATCATATGGGCCCGCCCGGCCGGAGTGAAGGTCTCTTGAATCCGTTCCTTGAAGTAATCATGGACAATATGATTGCGTTCCTTCCATACGGCCTGCAATTGACTCGTCTCTTCCTCAGAGAAGGGGAAGTGATGCTGGATTTCTTTGATGAGTTGGCCGAGTGAATTGCTAAGCTTGCGTTGATACAATTCTGCGATTTCGGCGTCAGTTGGCGTCTTGCCCCGCGACAGCTTCGTCAGCAGCAGCAGATTCGTTAATTGCTGCTCCAGCGCCTGGCAATAGTAGACAGCCAGCCCGAAATAAGCAAATAGCTCTTTGGACTGTTCACTCTCCGGTATTTGTGTATCCTTCATCGTTCCTCCCGTTCTTGATCTGGTTATTTGATTTGTGTGTAGATTGAACTTTTCGTTCTATTTCGGAATGGCCGTTGCTGCGGTGAACATTTGGACTTCCGGCCACTTTTTTCAAATTGTAAATCATCAAGGTCAAAGGACACAGCTCAGTTTGTTTTGTTATAGTCCATACGGCCGGTACGGTAAATGTAGAATCCGGCAAGCAATATTATGTACGCCAACGCGTGGGCATAGGCTACCAGCACAGAGGACACGGGCAGAGTCTCTGCATTCATCATCCTGTCCATGACCGGGTATACCGGGGGCAGGAGAATAGATAC is part of the Paenibacillus sp. FSL M7-0420 genome and harbors:
- a CDS encoding ABC transporter ATP-binding protein; its protein translation is MTQSTGKRLLQYALTAKKTFIAALLLLTIGVAAELAGPFIAKSMIDNHLLAIEKPYFQTASPEGAAEYNNTYYKRGDKFAADEAKGQEVRLLQAGRSFYFINEAVAKAEGERSFANGKLQIKYGEQTTAYPAVKLSAGDLFSFYKPELPGIYQLVALYAMFLVISIIAEFGKTYWLQSSANQVIRKLRTDVYAHIQRLPVYFFDNLPAGKVVSRVTNDTEAVKDLFIAVLSNFATGIINITGVYVALFLLDVKLGLVSLFIVPIIILWIVLYRKIATKYNTIIRSRLSEINAIINESIQGMSIIRIFRRQKQSSAEFEQLNDDYLKYQNKMLNLNAFTSHNLVNSLRSLSFVLVLWYFGFGSLDGSTFVSLGVLYAFVDVLGRMFQPITGMVNQLANLDSSMVSAGRVFTLMDEPGEPVTDGSMPRYKGNVVFKDVSFAYKKDFVLRDISFEARPGETVALVGHTGSGKSSIINLLFRFYDPQQGSITIDGQKVKDLPKQWLRSHMGIVLQDPYLFTGTIASNVSLGDERISRERVERALREVGADKLLAHLPQGFDEPVIEKGSTLSAGQRQLISFARALSFDPAILILDEATSNIDTETESIIQQALEVLKKGRTTFIIAHRLSTIRSADQILVLHRGQIVERGSHDELMAQGGRYFRMYQLQLGAGAGNGSGEPAPLSEGHASSAVLRPSLEQL
- a CDS encoding winged helix DNA-binding domain-containing protein codes for the protein MMITYSLSKRQARLFLLRHQRLVPDGLPGGKQSIYDFVRHVGCIQYDPLSIAGHNHELVLQARIPGFVPEMANELLYKDRLLIDGWDKNMSIYCTEDWPYFQRRREAAARHQHNEAMAGMITHVRAELDARGPLSSLDLESTEKIDWSWAPARLSRAAMESMYFWGELSIHHRVHTRRYYDYTAKLLPPELLSASDPNETLEQHHDWYVLRRIGSIGLQWNRSGDGWLGIAGLKSKERTASVQRLLQKDLLREVQVDGLKLPLYIRTADVPELEAILLQDDTAGANESVAGPQAGNEGGAGHAGGAASFAAALAPLDNLLWDRELILQLFGFQYRWEVYKPVLEREYGYYVLPLLYGDRFIGRLEPVMNKKTGVLTIVRWWWEAGEALERSMLPALTRAFSSLQHSTGASSIRFAPDVVRSCGLQELEEALSANAVKTN